A part of Chondrinema litorale genomic DNA contains:
- a CDS encoding helix-turn-helix domain-containing protein, with product MEKEERQKILQAEEEKLLQQSQQKKPSQPSRYALIFKEVKTLFSQGMGKKTIAKKLSISKNTVKRYLQFEEYPEKSLPTVKSNSARNYYNELKYHWSCGEKSPTKLWKLLVEQGIQVTYRSVHSIVNQFGEKEKKSAKTVVINWSSRKVSRLLLSYQKEMKAKEYKYIKALCQIQPNIQLARSLSIQFRNILAKRKGELLLKWIDACKQSDIAIMKRFGKSINRYPPHQVALAKNKRIY from the coding sequence TTGGAAAAAGAGGAAAGACAAAAAATACTACAAGCTGAAGAGGAAAAATTGCTTCAACAATCCCAACAAAAGAAACCCTCTCAACCAAGTAGATACGCACTCATATTTAAAGAAGTAAAGACTTTGTTTTCTCAAGGAATGGGAAAAAAGACTATTGCTAAAAAGCTGTCTATCAGCAAGAATACTGTTAAAAGATATTTGCAATTTGAAGAGTATCCTGAAAAAAGCTTACCTACAGTTAAATCAAACTCTGCTCGGAACTATTATAATGAACTTAAATATCATTGGAGCTGTGGAGAAAAAAGTCCAACAAAGCTATGGAAGTTATTAGTTGAACAAGGTATTCAAGTTACCTATCGAAGTGTTCATTCAATAGTGAATCAGTTTGGCGAAAAAGAAAAGAAGTCAGCCAAAACGGTTGTAATAAATTGGAGTTCAAGGAAGGTAAGTAGATTATTGTTAAGTTATCAAAAGGAAATGAAAGCCAAAGAATACAAATACATTAAAGCCTTATGCCAAATTCAACCAAACATACAACTAGCAAGGAGCTTATCAATCCAATTCAGAAACATACTTGCTAAAAGAAAAGGTGAGTTACTTTTAAAATGGATTGATGCATGTAAGCAAAGTGACATAGCAATCATGAAAAGATTTGGAAAGTCTATAAATAGGTATCCACCTCACCAAGTAGCTCTTGCTAAAAATAAGAGGATTTATTAG
- a CDS encoding transposase domain-containing protein, whose translation MAIGRKNYLFAGSHEAAQRAAIMYSILGSCKLHQINPYEYLQDIFERLPEQPINRINELLPQNWKSTS comes from the coding sequence GTGGCTATTGGTCGGAAGAATTATCTCTTTGCGGGGTCACATGAAGCAGCTCAAAGAGCAGCTATAATGTACAGCATATTAGGCAGTTGCAAATTGCACCAAATCAATCCATACGAGTATCTGCAAGATATATTTGAAAGGTTACCAGAACAACCCATTAACAGAATAAATGAGCTGCTACCACAAAACTGGAAATCCACGAGCTAA
- the tnpC gene encoding IS66 family transposase, translated as MTGTGDTTLLEQNAALIEEKKQLLEQVESLKAELSELKRLIYGSKRERFIPSDTNSKQLTLPLDEDIPAETPAKVKQTISYQRATIGEKQPQGSSRQVLPAHLPRKEVVLEPEVDTTHMRKIGEEITEELDMTPAKLFVRRYIRPRYVSKEEEFYVANLPARPIDKGIPGPGLLAHILVDKFCHHLPFYRQQKRFNQLGIKIAPSTLGNWLKPACQLLNPLYQALKFEVLHNNYLQVDESPIKVLDDTKKGKTHRGYYWTYYSPEQEVVMFDYQKGRSREGPVNMLQGYEGYIQTDGYKVYDQLLEEEGMNIILVGCMAHVRRYFEKALDNDESRARHALLLFQQLYAVEREARDNKLDALQRYKLRQEKSRPIMDLLGQWIVDEYPKVLPKSAIGKAMHYLAERYNKLYVYLNDGRLEIDCAATVTT; from the coding sequence ATGACAGGAACAGGAGATACTACTTTATTAGAGCAAAATGCTGCATTGATAGAAGAGAAAAAACAACTCTTGGAGCAGGTTGAATCACTTAAAGCTGAGCTATCAGAATTGAAGCGATTGATATATGGTAGTAAACGAGAAAGGTTCATTCCTAGTGATACCAATAGCAAGCAACTCACTTTACCTTTAGATGAAGATATTCCAGCTGAAACACCTGCTAAAGTAAAACAAACCATTAGCTATCAAAGGGCTACTATTGGCGAAAAGCAGCCACAAGGCTCATCTCGTCAAGTGTTACCAGCACATCTACCTCGCAAAGAGGTAGTATTGGAGCCTGAAGTGGATACCACTCACATGCGTAAGATCGGAGAAGAAATTACTGAGGAGTTAGACATGACACCAGCTAAGTTGTTTGTTCGTCGCTACATCAGACCTCGTTATGTGAGTAAAGAAGAAGAATTTTATGTAGCCAACCTACCAGCCAGACCAATTGACAAGGGTATCCCAGGACCTGGACTACTAGCCCATATTCTGGTGGATAAATTTTGTCATCACCTACCATTTTACAGACAACAAAAAAGATTTAACCAGTTAGGGATAAAGATTGCTCCTAGTACTTTGGGTAACTGGTTAAAACCTGCTTGTCAGTTATTGAACCCTTTATATCAGGCATTAAAATTTGAGGTGTTGCATAATAATTACTTACAGGTTGATGAGAGCCCAATTAAGGTGTTAGATGATACCAAAAAAGGAAAGACTCATCGTGGTTACTATTGGACTTATTATTCTCCAGAGCAGGAAGTCGTGATGTTTGATTATCAAAAGGGACGATCTAGAGAAGGCCCTGTCAATATGCTGCAAGGTTATGAAGGTTACATACAAACAGATGGATACAAAGTTTATGATCAGCTCCTTGAAGAAGAAGGGATGAACATCATCCTTGTTGGATGCATGGCACACGTACGCCGCTACTTCGAGAAAGCTTTGGATAACGATGAATCCAGAGCCAGACATGCCTTGCTTTTATTCCAGCAATTGTATGCTGTTGAACGTGAGGCAAGAGACAACAAGCTAGATGCCTTGCAGAGATATAAACTTAGGCAAGAAAAATCCCGTCCAATCATGGATTTGTTGGGGCAATGGATTGTAGATGAGTACCCTAAAGTATTGCCGAAATCTGCCATTGGTAAAGCCATGCATTATCTGGCAGAAAGATATAATAAGCTGTATGTATATCTCAATGACGGCAGGTTAGAAATAGATTGTGCGGCAACCGTAACAACTTGA
- the tnpB gene encoding IS66 family insertion sequence element accessory protein TnpB (TnpB, as the term is used for proteins encoded by IS66 family insertion elements, is considered an accessory protein, since TnpC, encoded by a neighboring gene, is a DDE family transposase.): MFGLNSQQRFFLCDQPADMRKGFDGLSGLVENYMGQKIYSGDAFIFLGKRLDRLKVLVWEPSGFILYYKRLESGTFKLLTGKSSSIYLSYSEFSLLLDGLEVAVTRRRKRYEKPLE, encoded by the coding sequence ATGTTCGGATTAAATTCCCAACAACGCTTCTTTCTGTGTGATCAACCAGCGGATATGCGCAAGGGCTTCGATGGATTGAGTGGTTTGGTAGAAAACTATATGGGACAAAAAATCTATTCTGGAGATGCCTTTATATTCTTAGGCAAACGACTTGATCGTTTAAAGGTGCTTGTTTGGGAACCCAGTGGTTTTATTCTTTACTACAAGCGGTTAGAATCAGGTACGTTTAAATTACTAACAGGTAAATCCTCTTCTATTTACCTGAGTTATAGTGAATTTTCTTTGCTACTTGATGGCTTGGAAGTGGCAGTTACAAGACGCAGAAAACGCTATGAAAAACCACTTGAATAG
- the tnpA gene encoding IS66 family insertion sequence element accessory protein TnpA codes for MYTSKEMFPVVEDWLSSGLNQKAYSLQHNLPLHILPYWVSRYRKLRSESAPKEKSTKFIAVNYEKPMLQGVEIEFPNGIILRFSKAVSPTYLHQVLKLCSD; via the coding sequence ATGTACACTTCCAAAGAAATGTTTCCAGTAGTTGAAGACTGGTTGTCTAGCGGATTGAATCAAAAAGCATATAGTCTACAACATAATTTACCACTTCATATCTTACCCTACTGGGTGTCTCGTTACAGAAAGCTAAGGTCTGAATCAGCTCCAAAAGAAAAATCAACAAAGTTTATTGCTGTAAACTATGAAAAGCCAATGCTTCAAGGCGTAGAAATAGAATTCCCCAATGGCATCATCCTCCGTTTTTCAAAAGCAGTATCACCTACTTATTTACACCAAGTATTGAAGCTATGTTCGGATTAA
- a CDS encoding GTPase domain-containing protein, with protein MINIAICGRTNSGKTSLISTIRDKESGIISDSSNTTKQVAKFTHEILDIQFYDFPGFEKTGNVEAFLKLVKEKPSMKECFYTTILSDEYSKRDYDNLQNLKEVDVILFICDSQTVPDASHLSELNLLREVNTNIVGIITKVTNLELNNNNYKLNRKDSWISFLHSNGITDVIDFNSHIDNKLKIIDIMNTVGKYVINTERRKTFLSNVKKLNDKYTDDTKKSSLAFHQLILGLDNLKVDNKGVNISNNTSSLFQYRVKALFDKYLKNLKEIYQISFEDLDDHYNISNYNHDGYLYRNRDKEYGDVGMSIGYFSIATPLAFINPLLGIGLGMAGLFAGRVAGSAIASEKDKNTVTYITVNAELRYQIAKRAVCLYLISSRLGYSKKVEIEHDRKKIDNYDYINVLEEKIGLLDNETIIYKKYEEWFLSAINCF; from the coding sequence ATGATTAATATAGCTATTTGTGGAAGGACTAATTCAGGAAAAACTTCCTTAATTTCAACTATTAGAGATAAAGAAAGTGGGATAATATCTGATTCATCAAATACTACTAAGCAAGTAGCAAAGTTCACTCATGAAATACTTGATATTCAATTTTATGATTTCCCTGGTTTTGAAAAAACAGGGAATGTAGAGGCATTTTTAAAATTAGTTAAAGAAAAGCCTTCAATGAAAGAATGTTTTTATACAACAATCTTGTCAGATGAATATTCGAAAAGAGATTATGATAATTTACAAAACTTAAAAGAGGTAGATGTAATTTTATTTATTTGTGATAGTCAAACTGTACCTGATGCTAGTCATTTATCTGAGCTAAATTTATTAAGAGAAGTGAATACTAATATAGTAGGCATAATAACGAAAGTAACTAACCTTGAATTAAATAATAACAATTACAAGCTTAACAGAAAGGATAGTTGGATTTCTTTTTTGCATTCTAATGGAATTACTGATGTAATTGATTTCAACTCTCATATCGATAATAAATTGAAAATTATCGATATTATGAATACTGTAGGTAAATATGTAATAAATACTGAAAGACGTAAAACTTTTTTAAGTAATGTAAAAAAGTTAAATGATAAATATACTGATGATACCAAAAAGTCTTCATTAGCATTTCATCAGTTAATATTAGGATTAGATAATTTAAAAGTTGATAATAAAGGTGTTAACATATCAAATAATACATCATCTTTATTCCAGTATAGAGTAAAAGCTCTTTTTGATAAGTATTTAAAAAATCTAAAAGAAATATATCAAATATCTTTTGAAGATTTAGATGATCATTATAATATTTCAAATTATAATCATGATGGGTACTTATATAGGAATAGAGACAAAGAATATGGTGATGTAGGTATGTCTATAGGATATTTTAGTATCGCTACTCCTTTAGCTTTTATTAATCCACTTTTGGGTATTGGACTTGGTATGGCAGGCTTATTTGCAGGAAGAGTTGCAGGAAGTGCAATAGCATCTGAAAAAGATAAGAATACAGTTACTTATATTACAGTAAATGCAGAATTGAGATACCAAATAGCAAAACGGGCTGTTTGTTTATATTTAATATCTTCGAGGTTAGGTTATTCTAAAAAAGTTGAAATAGAACATGATAGAAAAAAAATAGATAATTATGATTATATCAATGTATTAGAGGAAAAAATAGGGTTATTAGACAATGAAACAATCATATATAAAAAATATGAAGAGTGGTTTCTTTCTGCAATTAATTGTTTTTAG